The following are from one region of the Equus przewalskii isolate Varuska chromosome 21, EquPr2, whole genome shotgun sequence genome:
- the LOC103566762 gene encoding cystatin-9-like isoform X2: protein MEDVRSRAGRTGRNSTEEAQREALVPEQISGPVPGRLWWELELGRAKPMGACAPAAGPRRQRSWALPCTMLLILLGSQLLVTRGWSSQEKSVSDDQRVIESYLPATVEYALHVFNLKSKDVNAYRLVRIRKSWREQDENTMTFSMELDLRRTRCGKFDEDIDNCPFEESSELNNTIHCFFTISTEPWITTFHLQNETCLEGFH, encoded by the exons ATGGAGGACGTACGGTCACGTGCGGGAAGGACAGGGCGTAATAGCACAGAGGAGGCCCAGAGGGAGGCGCTTGTCCCGGAGCAGATAAGTGGACCAGTCCCAGGGAGGCTCTGGTGGGAGCTTGAGCTGGGAAGAGCGAAGCCCATGGGGGCCTGTGCGCCTGCAGCCGGGCCTCGCCGACAGCGGAGCTGGGCTCTGCCCTGCACCATGCTCCTGATTCTCTTAGGTTCTCAGCTCCTGGTGACTCGTGGCTGGAGTTCCCAAGAGAAAAGTGTCAGTGATGACCAAAGAGTCATAGAAAGTTACCTCCCAGCTACCGTGGAGTATGCCTTACACGTCTTCAACCTGAAGAGCAAGGACGTGAATGCCTACAGGCTGGTGCGCATCCGGAAGTCCTGGAGGGAGCAG GACGAGAACACGATGACGTTCTCCATGGAGCTGGACCTTCGCAGAACCAGGTGTGGGAAATTTGATGAAGATATTGACAACTGCCCCTTTGAAGAAAGCTCGGAGCTGAATAAT ACCATCCACTGCTTCTTCACCATCAGCACTGAGCCCTGGATTACAACCTTCCATCTCCAGAATGAGACCTGCCTGGAGGGGTTCCACTAA
- the LOC103566762 gene encoding cystatin-9-like isoform X1: MEDVRSRAGRTGRNSTEEAQREALVPEQISGPVPGRLWWELELGRAKPMGACAPAAGPRRQRSWALPCTMLLILLGSQLLVTRGWSSQEKSVSDDQRVIESYLPATVEYALHVFNLKSKDVNAYRLVRIRKSWREQDENTMTFSMELDLRRTRCGKFDEDIDNCPFEESSELNNVRHTSTSLRPSTASSPSALSPGLQPSISRMRPAWRGSTK; the protein is encoded by the exons ATGGAGGACGTACGGTCACGTGCGGGAAGGACAGGGCGTAATAGCACAGAGGAGGCCCAGAGGGAGGCGCTTGTCCCGGAGCAGATAAGTGGACCAGTCCCAGGGAGGCTCTGGTGGGAGCTTGAGCTGGGAAGAGCGAAGCCCATGGGGGCCTGTGCGCCTGCAGCCGGGCCTCGCCGACAGCGGAGCTGGGCTCTGCCCTGCACCATGCTCCTGATTCTCTTAGGTTCTCAGCTCCTGGTGACTCGTGGCTGGAGTTCCCAAGAGAAAAGTGTCAGTGATGACCAAAGAGTCATAGAAAGTTACCTCCCAGCTACCGTGGAGTATGCCTTACACGTCTTCAACCTGAAGAGCAAGGACGTGAATGCCTACAGGCTGGTGCGCATCCGGAAGTCCTGGAGGGAGCAG GACGAGAACACGATGACGTTCTCCATGGAGCTGGACCTTCGCAGAACCAGGTGTGGGAAATTTGATGAAGATATTGACAACTGCCCCTTTGAAGAAAGCTCGGAGCTGAATAATGTAAGACACACATCTACTTCCCTCAG ACCATCCACTGCTTCTTCACCATCAGCACTGAGCCCTGGATTACAACCTTCCATCTCCAGAATGAGACCTGCCTGGAGGGGTTCCACTAAGTGA